From the Cryptosporidium parvum Iowa II chromosome 2, whole genome shotgun sequence genome, one window contains:
- a CDS encoding high mobility group small protein (similar to Sox/SRY-box) codes for KLKMTQNIKTKKATKVSKKEAKKNKPKRAMTAFMYFASSRRAEITAANPSLRSQVAEVAKILGEEWRGMSESDKAPFQKQADADKKRYEREKAQMAGQ; via the coding sequence aaattgaaaatgacTCAAAACATCAAAACTAAGAAAGCTACTAAGGTATCAAAGAAAgaagcaaaaaaaaataaaccTAAGAGAGCAATGACTGCGTTTATGTATTTTGCTAGCAGTAGAAGAGCAGAGATTACAGCAGCAAATCCAAGTTTGAGGTCGCAAGTTGCTGAAGTTGCTAAGATTCTTGGTGAGGAGTGGAGAGGGATGAGTGAATCAGATAAGGCACCATTCCAGAAGCAGGCAGATGCAGACAAGAAAAGATACGAACGAGAAAAGGCACAAATGGCAGGACAGTAG
- a CDS encoding pyrophosphate-dependent phosphofructokinase — protein sequence MFLNGEMNRSQRNAIRRLRSLAVILEDTHIDKERSIPLISKAITSQKHIRRRDSIERNIATRLDSFKLSMGGKPHLHSADLFENFSPVQLERQKWVPTLPYSLSSNCIKIKEIEIPDLIQKDENKLKELLPNTFGRPCIEITRDESKNSENSDHALRVGIVLSGGPAPGGHNVICGVYDFIKNHHPDSQLFGFLGGLDGLFKSTYKVISDELMDRFRNQGGFDMLWSGRGRINGEQDLERVEKVCEQLQLHGLIVIGGDGSNSNAALIADYMAKKNKNFCIVGVPKTIDGDLKNPAIEVSFGFDTAARTYAECVGNLCSDICTSQNVYHFVRVMGRSASHLALEVALQTRPNIVFIAEEVEQEGITLFEIVKNIVDLMEERSKMGKMYGIILIPEGLIEFIPEMKILIQELNEILDKLKYEGSECDQEASPDDFDKKICSCLSESSAKIWEYLPENIREQLLLDREATGQIQVAKIATERLLILLVEAELHRRHGTSFYYDFEHGQTKETISDQVEISNKSNGSILMPFGFTMMHHYLGYEGRCAMPSNFDSNYCYALGHCAGALVYKGMNGYLAVIRGLEGNPLSWQACGISITRIMEVKKSRQDGQCYAAVTRQLVDLNGPLFKLLKQVRDIWKFQDLYRAPGPLQFEGPCSETIPYIVRTPELQDLLCGEDASVTDTDINIVQPNNGGGKRGVFNRIQGTLSSLQLYRTTYRPPLPLLLTHLKARCKPTTQYNLSDPLIKRQITTCYPHLCNSNHFYCQEAQLDISSEEPNVGLRIGVLLMSRQAPGIANVVWGLYHRLKMVRGRCLGFYGVKGFLQGKHITLTEKDVDLLPNQGGSELIGRTYTECLVSKENLEKARKVCESLHLDGLVLCGSAFGMTQGAILAEYFLQNNCNTKVVGVPATASNNLANDLVEACVGFDSSTKLYASLIGNVLTDAASMPKYWHFIRLMGRQPSNEVLECALQTHPNVVIIAEEYGAADKTLVHIVEDVADVICKRAEFGKNFGTVLIPDALLSHLPDMKILISEINELRRFAEEHSEMKLFMSEMMSLGHSDHPTLSDHTNSQEKSSRVDVADNKSSAANQEHSPTDSFDGSKYSSKMTPWSLALFKSLPRFIRREILSLDVDSAFSAIETEALLVLMIKKELKKRKQDNKYNGNFQPFTHFFGYQGRSAMPSQFDAKLGYALGHFASIVVESGLTGHLCSIRGLCGDVSDWRMTAIPFNCLMKIVPSNDETHPELPSNIPTIPSSEVDLKGKAYRWLKIVQEHWAMQDRFCNPGPIQFDGAAANFYFRTLHEQQSEYYEMLKHVQNYAELVRETCTFGVNESFLKTAFVTLNGLLNLRYRDGSLLSSLPDIGPIILQMKSNSGMLNNPTGQGETIEPIASELSNKAASNLHTSKYISQNNLHMAQSICPGVEEGPWNKTK from the coding sequence ATGTTTTTGAATGGAGAAATGAACAGAAGCCAAAGAAATGCTATTCGCCGGCTTAGAAGTTTGGCTGTAATACTTGAAGACACTCATATCGATAAAGAACGTAGTATTCCATTAATTTCTAAAGCGATAACGTCTCAAAAGCATATTCGTAGAAGAGATTCAATAGAACGTAATATTGCAACTAGGTTAGACTCATTTAAATTGTCAATGGGTGGAAAACCTCATTTGCACTCAGCAGATCTCTTTGAAAACTTTAGTCCCGTGCAATTAGAAAGACAAAAATGGGTGCCAACATTGCCATATTCCTTATCTTCAAACTgcataaaaataaaagagaTTGAAATTCCTGACTTGATCCAAAAAGATGAGAATAAACTCAAAGAATTGTTACCGAACACATTTGGGAGACCATGCATTGAAATAACTCGAGATGAATCAAAGAACTCGGAGAATTCAGACCATGCTCTTAGAGTTGGAATTGTATTATCAGGTGGTCCTGCACCTGGCGGACATAATGTCATTTGCGGTGTATATGATTTTATTAAGAATCATCACCCTGATAGCCAGCTATTCGGATTTTTAGGTGGGTTAGATGGTCTTTTCAAATCAACTTATAAGGTTATTTCAGATGAATTAATGGATCGATTTAGAAACCAAGGAGGTTTTGATATGCTTTGGTCTGGTAGAGGGAGAATTAATGGAGAGCAAGATTTGGAAAGAGTTGAAAAAGTTTGCGAGCAGCTTCAATTACATGGATTAATTGTTATTGGAGGTGATGgctcaaattcaaatgcTGCGTTGATCGCGGATTACATGGcaaagaaaaacaaaaatttttgtattgTAGGGGTCCCAAAAACTATTGATGGAGATTTAAAAAACCCTGCTATTGAAGTCTCTTTTGGATTTGATACTGCTGCGAGGACTTACGCTGAGTGCGTAGGTAATCTTTGCTCAGACATTTGTACATCACAAAATGTCTATCACTTCGTAAGAGTTATGGGTAGATCAGCATCGCATTTGGCTCTGGAAGTCGCATTGCAAACAAGACCAAATATTGTTTTCATTGCAGAAGAAGTTGAACAAGAAGGAATaacattatttgaaatagtGAAGAATATTGTAGATTTAATGGAAGAGCGTTCAAAAATGGGCAAAATGTATGgcataatattaataccTGAAGGCTTAATTGAGTTTATCCcagaaatgaaaattttaattcaagaattaaatgaaatcCTTGATAAGTTAAAGTATGAGGGGTCTGAATGCGATCAGGAAGCTTCACCTGACGACTTTGATAAAAAGATATGCAGTTGTCTTTCGGAGTCTTCTGCAAAAATTTGGGAGTACCttccagaaaatattaGAGAGCAATTGTTACTTGATAGAGAGGCTACTGGCCAAATACAAGTTGCAAAAATAGCAACAGAGAGATTACTTATACTACTTGTTGAAGCAGAGTTACATAGGAGGCATGGAACATCTTTCTATTATGATTTTGAACATGGCCAAACCAAGGAAACAATTTCAGATCAGGtagaaatttcaaataagtCAAATGGCTCAATACTGATGCCTTTTGGATTTACAATGATGCATCATTATTTGGGTTATGAAGGAAGATGCGCCATGCCATCTAATTTTGATTCTAACTATTGTTACGCACTGGGCCATTGCGCAGGAGCGTTGGTTTATAAAGGTATGAATGGTTACTTGGCAGTTATAAGAGGATTAGAAGGGAATCCTCTTAGTTGGCAAGCATGCGGTATAAGTATTACTAGAATTATGGAAGTTAAAAAATCCAGACAAGACGGTCAGTGCTATGCTGCAGTTACTCGTCAGTTAGTCGATTTGAATGGGCCACTTTTCAAACTATTAAAACAGGTTCGAGATATTTGGAAGTTTCAAGATTTATATAGGGCGCCTGGACCTTTACAATTCGAAGGCCCATGCTCTGAAACTATCCCTTATATTGTAAGAACGCCGGAGTTACAAGATTTATTATGCGGAGAGGATGCCTCAGTTACAGATACtgatataaatattgtaCAACCAAATAATGGGGGAGGGAAAAGAGGTGTATTTAATAGAATTCAGGGAACCCTCTCCTCTCTCCAACTTTATCGCACAACATATAGACCTCCGTTGCCACTGCTACTTACCCACCTTAAAGCAAGATGTAAACCGACTActcaatataatttatcTGATCCTCTGATAAAAAGACAGATTACAACCTGTTATCCTCATTTATGTAATTCAAATCACTTTTATTGCCAAGAAGCGCAACTTGACATTTCATCTGAAGAGCCCAATGTAGGGTTGAGAATAGGAGTATTGCTTATGTCTAGACAAGCACCTGGAATTGCAAATGTGGTATGGGGACTATACCACCGTCTGAAAATGGTAAGGGGAAGATGTTTGGGCTTTTATGGAGTTAAAGGATTTTTGCAAGGGAAGCATATTACACTTACTGAGAAAGATGTAGATCTTTTGCCAAATCAAGGAGGATCGGAATTAATTGGAAGAACGTATACAGAGTGTTTAGTTTCGAAAGAGAATTTGGAAAAGGCTAGAAAGGTTTGTGAAAGTTTACATTTGGATGGCCTTGTATTGTGTGGCTCTGCATTTGGAATGACCCAGGGCGCAATCTTGGCAGAGTATTTTCTACAAAATAACTGTAATACTAAGGTTGTTGGCGTCCCAGCAACTGCGTCTAACAACTTAGCAAATGATCTAGTAGAGGCATGCGTAGGGTTTGATTCAAGCACTAAATTGTATGCAAGCTTAATTGGAAATGTATTAACGGATGCTGCTTCAATGCCTAAATATTGGCATTTTATTAGATTAATGGGAAGGCAACCTTCAAATGAAGTTCTGGAGTGCGCACTACAGACACATCCAAATGTTGTAATAATTGCTGAAGAATATGGAGCAGCTGATAAAACTCTTGTTCACATCGTAGAAGATGTGGCAGATGTAATATGTAAGAGAGCGGAGTTTGGAAAGAACTTCGGAACTGTACTCATTCCAGATGCATTACTTTCACATTTACCAGATATGaagattttaatttctgaaataaatgaattacGAAGATTCGCTGAAGAACATTCCGagatgaaattatttatgTCTGAAATGATGAGTTTGGGACACAGCGATCACCCCACATTGTCCGATCACACAAATAGCCAAGAAAAAAGCTCTCGCGTAGATGTGGCTGATAACAAAAGTTCGGCTGCGAATCAGGAACATAGCCCTACAGATAGCTTTGATGGAAGTAAATACTCTTCTAAAATGACTCCCTGGAGTCTCGCATTATTTAAGTCATTACCTAGGTTCATTAGAAGAGAAATACTTTCATTAGATGTTGACTCTGCATTTTCCGCGATAGAGACCGAGGCACTTCTTgttttaatgataaaaaaggagcttaagaaaagaaaacaagataataaatataatggCAATTTTCAGCCGTTTACACACTTTTTTGGATATCAGGGTAGATCTGCTATGCCATCACAGTTTGATGCAAAGCTAGGGTATGCGCTTGGGCATTTTGCTTCGATAGTTGTTGAGAGCGGACTAACAGGCCATCTTTGTTCTATTAGAGGGTTGTGCGGCGATGTTTCCGATTGGAGAATGACAGCAATACCATTTAATTGCCTAATGAAAATTGTTCCTTCCAACGATGAGACCCATCCTGAACTCCCAAGCAACATTCCTACAATTCCTTCTAGTGAAGTGGATCTGAAAGGTAAAGCATATCGTTGGTTAAAAATCGTTCAGGAACATTGGGCAATGCAAGACCGCTTTTGCAACCCTGGGCCTATACAATTTGATGGGGCTGCTGCAAACTTTTATTTCAGAACACTTCATGAGCAACAATCAGAGTACTATGAGATGCTTAAGCATGTGCAAAATTACGCGGAGTTGGTTAGAGAAACGTGCACATTTGGCGTAAATGAGTCATTTCTGAAAACTGCGTTTGTAACTCTGAACGGCCTACTTAATCTGCGCTATCGTGATGGAAGTCTACTCTCGTCGCTTCCAGATATTGGGCCGATTATACTACAAATGAAATCTAATTCGGGAATGTTAAACAATCCTACAGGTCAAGGCGAAACAATAGAACCAATAGCCAGTGAGCTCTCAAACAAGGCTGCAAGCAATCTCCATACgtcaaaatatatttcacAAAACAACCTGCACATGGCACAGTCGATCTGTCCTGGAGTAGAAGAGGGGCCATGGAACAAAACTAAATGA
- a CDS encoding signal peptide plus transmembrane domain or GPI anchor yields MFCLRITFLLIATLFCNFFERINSTKRISKVGIDSIYSVIDHSENNLFFFENGRVISTKNSDILGNIQEYSPQDQLIDFIKIGNESFIILVKQFNSRAVLRKIKVNNLGKINLNWDLELDVSISKFTRKLFYLPGKLLLTIGNHYFVIDESNGRILERFSLSTHKIFLFFHTDEMNKQLTIVYNELKNEIEIYDFIPLDKNLNEYPRREIKIDPEKKILYNSGIITLNGKSRIMNLLFTINESIGLFTYNIDENNKNYFYSKVNMSSFNNICSSILEELTLRQVKNSEMGITLTKKKYNKGYQIFHIFESNPSYILESFSSINDNVQSSNAMIIQDEENDSRFIVIISYNDLTNILSITTIFNYFTSIRDNKIFRYNLKIEYFNKNNKMVHGPIVNLIYSTNMGLLLQWDDSLLVSISLNCDGTTLKCFSPKINGIYEGVISTSADPDYYKNNILFYLNRGNHTYNLGNTINYENSSFINGAHLYNYSNYSKTNLNMMIFGTIMFTINKYFSVFAYNIDNHQIIWRNDSLRQKDHLKLYKKKLFVLRKILPELVIVDQSSILRIEILSGKTISIESYIESSKLIVSTPPFTSNKQNINPLLILLDKHNKTKFLGLDNKTVNIKDQSYFYFTNESNIIKCYKMISGYDSEVHWQYVFDLDEAISVYSTPECSYCKSFPVIVDEKYNIINRFDYPYLLGVITSKKKVLLFNQINGNLIYSSFLPKMFEPPFTLEIFQNIILITSFHSNYKVPVILILELFQFIKDETSTGINMLDKFIFLVSSKKNVKESKIYSEKHVHVQETTFLYNYELPIDYSLLSKTSESLASKIILFGSEKSNVFECIPERLFSTLRPNKSKKKNLIHNSNLPFYQSILSERIKFSTKFNSKKIFSFPHETYESKSKLLSVGFNSLEVFEIYPNTSFDLLPYDFNYYNIINTVFLILTITAISIYFSKRNQLKKWI; encoded by the coding sequence ATGTTTTGTCTTCGAATTACCTTTCTTTTAATAGCTACTTTATTTTgcaatttttttgaaaggATAAATTCGACAAAGAGAATTAGTAAAGTTGGAATTGACTCAATTTATTCAGTTATTGACCATTCGGAAAATAAtctgtttttttttgaaaatggaaGAGTGATATCTACGAAAAACTCCGATATTCTAggaaatattcaagaataCTCTCCTCAAGATCAGCTTATCgattttatcaaaattgGGAACgaatcatttattattcttgtAAAACAATTTAATAGCAGAGCAgtattaagaaaaataaaggtTAACAACCTTGGAAAAATTAATCTAAATTGGGACTTGGAATTGGATGTCTCAATTTCAAAGTTTAcaagaaaattattctaTTTGCCTGGTAAACTTCTCCTAACAATAGGCAATCACTACTTCGTTATTGACGAGTCAAATGGTCGTATACTTGAACGATTTTCATTAAGTACCCACAAAATCTTCCTATTTTTCCACACTGATGAAATGAACAAACAATTAACTATTGTTTATAATGAATTGAAAAATGAAATCGAAATTTATGATTTTATCCCACTCGATAAGAATCTTAATGAGTACCCTAGACGcgaaataaaaatagaccctgaaaaaaaaattctttataaCTCTGGGATAATAACATTAAATGGTAAAAGTcgaataatgaatttattgtTCACAATTAACGAAAGTATCGGACTATTTACTTATAATATTGACgagaataataaaaattacttttattcaaaagttaatatgtcttcatttaataatatttgcaGTTCAATTTTGGAGGAATTAACTCTAAGACAGGTCAAAAATTCTGAAATGGGTATCACAttaacaaagaaaaaatataataaaggatatcaaattttccatatatttgaatctaATCCAAGTTATATACTTGAATCATTTTCCtcaattaatgataatgtTCAAAGTTCTAATGCAATGATTATTCAAGACGAAGAAAATGACTCTAGGTttatagtaataataagtTACAATGAtcttacaaatattttaagtATTACAACtatcttcaattattttacCTCCATTAGAGACAACAAAATTTTTAGATACAATTTAAAGattgaatatttcaataaaaacaataaaatGGTGCATGGCCCAATCGTAAacttaatatattctaCTAATATGGGCTTATTATTACAGTGGGATGACTCACTTTTAGTCTCAATTTCGTTAAATTGTGATGGGACAACCTTAAAATGCTTTAgtccaaaaataaatggcATATATGAAGGCGTAATTTCAACTAGTGCAGACCCTGactattataaaaataatattttgttttatcTTAATCGAGGAAATCACACTTATAATTTAGGTAATACTATTAATTACGAAAATTCAAGTTTTATTAACGGAGCACATTTATACAATTACTCGAACTATTCAAAaactaatttaaatatgatGATATTCGGGACTATTATGTTTACGATAAATAAGTATTTTTCAGTTTTTGCctataatattgataacCACCAGATAATTTGGAGAAATGATAGTTTAAGACAAAAGGATCATCTTAAGctatataaaaaaaagctATTTGTTTTGAGAAAGATATTGCCTGAATTGGTTATTGTTGATCAATCCAGTATTTTAAGAATAGAAATTCTTTCTGGGAAAACTATTTCAATTGAAAGTTATATTGAGTCATCAAAATTGATAGTTTCTACCCCTCCCTTTACCTCAAATAAGCAAAATATTAACCCACTGCTAATATTGTTAGACAAAcataataaaacaaaatttttgGGCTTAGACAACAAAACTGTAAATATCAAAGATCaatcttatttttattttacaAATGAATCTAACATAATTAAATGTTATAAAATGATCTCTGGGTATGATTCAGAAGTGCATTGGCAATATGTATTTGATCTTGACGAAGCAATTTCAGTTTATTCTACACCTGAGTGCAGCTATTGCAAAAGTTTTCCAGTAATTGTTgatgaaaaatataatattattaatagatttgACTATCCGTATTTGCTAGGCGTTATTACGAGTAAAAAGAAAGTTCTCTTgtttaatcaaattaatggaaatttaatatattcatcttttttGCCTAAAATGTTTGAACCTCCATTTACACttgaaatttttcaaaatatcaTTTTGATTACGTCatttcattcaaattacAAAGTACCGgttattttaattcttgaattatttcaattcaTTAAAGATGAAACTTCTACGGGTATTAATATGCTAGACAAATTTATATTCCTGGTTTCCagcaaaaaaaatgtaaaaGAGTCAAAAATATACTCTGAAAAGCATGTTCATGTCCAAGAAACCACATTCTTGTACAACTATGAACTACCAATTGATTACTCATTATTAAGTAAAACATCAGAATCATTAGCTTCCAAAATAATACTCTTTGGGAGTGAGAAAAGCAACGTATTTGAATGCATCCCAGAGAGATTATTCTCTACATTAAGACCTAACAAAagtaaaaagaaaaacttGATCCATAACAGTAATCTACCTTTCTACCAATCCATTCTATcagaaagaattaaattttcaacGAAATTCAACagcaaaaaaatattttcattccCACATGAAACATATGAATCAAAAAGTAAATTACTTTCAGTTGGATTTAATTCCCTAGAGgtatttgaaatatatcCAAATACATCATTCGATCTTTTACCTTATgatttcaattattataatataatcaatacggtatttttaatactaaCTATCACAGCTATTTCCATTTATTTCTCAAAGAGAAATCAGCTAAAAAAGTGGATTTGA
- a CDS encoding Ynr053p-like, Yjeq GTpase: MTKKTKRLSSGIERVKSIRSLKKSKNTVSISKSSASTNPDRKLGENKKNGFYRTKNTINRLNMYNERGKLSNNDRPSGTMVRIEPDRKWFGNTRVITQNKLETFREEISNASSDPFSVVLKRSKLPTSLLNNNSRPEKFTREKINLLNVEPYNRTFGQGHERRKKPKIIFQFDNLSELASNIEQTHNNYSQEQPNSFETNDFYLEKTERKGEFEGFDLLNDDSVLRKGTSRRIWQELYKVIDSSDIIIHVLDSRDPEGTRCKYLEEYISKEYQNKHILFVLNKVDLIPKWVATKWISFYGSIRPTIAFHSSITNSFGKRTLFHVLRQYASLLSDKKHVSVGFIGYPNVGKSSIINTLRGSKVCSVAPIAGETKIWQYIHLTHRIYLIDCPGIVPPENASSYNVVLRGAVRPEKLSDPCIYIKQLLNIVKERHIKEKYNLKSTDNWKNSDEFLTLVGKRLGKVLRGGEIDLITTAKIILNDWIVGKIPYFIPPPQSSSEFAIQESTDENMIKFKAQDIERINKCKEFEYNNENMNFIDEKPLKQKAICSKQLNKWDDVVCQFD; encoded by the coding sequence ATGacaaaaaaaactaaaaGGCTAAGTTCAGGTATTGAGCGTGTAAAATCCATACGCTCTcttaaaaaatcaaaaaatacagtttcaatttcaaaaagcTCAGCGTCCACCAATCCAGATAGAAAGTTAGGagaaaacaagaaaaatgGTTTTTACAGAACtaaaaatacaataaataGGCTAAATATGTACAATGAAAGGggaaaattatcaaataatgatcGGCCTTCAGGAACTATGGTCAGAATCGAGCCAGATAGAAAATGGTTTGGAAATACAAGAGTAATCactcaaaataaattagaaacATTTCGCGAGGAAATCTCCAATGCATCATCAGATCCATTTTCTGTCGTTTTAAAAAGATCTAAACTTCCAACTTCTCTTTTGAACAATAATTCTCGTCCAGAGAAATTTACTCGTGAGAAAATTAACTTATTAAATGTAGAGCCTTATAATCGTACTTTTGGCCAAGGGCatgaaagaagaaaaaaaccTAAAATTATCTTTCAATTTGATAACTTGAGTGAATTAGCTAGTAATATAGAACAAACTCATAACAATTATAGCCAAGAGCAGCCCAATAGTTTTGAAACTAATGATTTTTACCTTGAAAAAACAGAAAGAAAAGGTGAATTTGAAGGTTTCGACCTATTAAATGACGATTCAGTGTTAAGAAAAGGAACTTCAAGGAGAATCTGGCAAGAACTATACAAGGTTATTGATAGTTCTGATATAATTATTCATGTTTTGGATTCAAGGGATCCTGAAGGTACAAGGTGTAAATATTTAGAGGAATATATATCTAAAGAATATCAAAACAAGCATATTTTGTTTGTATTAAATAAGGTTGATTTAATTCCTAAATGGGTGGCTACTAAGTGGATTTCTTTTTATGGATCTATTAGACCAACTATTGCATTTCATTCAAGTATTACAAATTCATTTGGAAAAAGAACTTTATTTCATGTTTTGAGGCAATATGCATCCTTATTAAGTGATAAAAAACATGTTAGTGTTGGCTTTATTGGCTATCCAAACGTAGGAAAATCTAGCATAATCAATACTTTAAGAGGGAGTAAAGTTTGTAGTGTTGCTCCCATTGCAGGAGAAACAAAGATCTGGCAGTATATTCACTTGACTCACAGAATATATCTAATTGATTGCCCTGGTATTGTTCCACCAGAAAATGCATCAAGTTATAATGTGGTACTGAGAGGAGCGGTCAGACCTGAAAAGCTTTCTGACCCATGCATTTATataaaacaattattaaatattgttaaagAAAGGcatataaaagaaaaatataatctAAAAAGTACAGATAATTGGAAAAATTCCGATGAATTTTTAACTCTTGTAGGTAAAAGATTAGGGAAGGTTTTACGTGGAGGAGAAATAGACTTAATTACAACTGCAAAGATTATACTTAATGATTGGATTGTTGGGAAAATACCATATTTTATTCCTCCTCCACAAAGTTCCTCTGAATTTGCAATTCAAGAATCTACCGATGAAAATATGATCAAGTTTAAGGCACAAGATATTGagagaattaataaatgtaAGGAATTTGAgtataataatgaaaatatgaaCTTCATAGATGAAAAACctttaaaacaaaaagcTATCTGTAGCAAACAATTGAATAAGTGGGATGATGTGGTTTGCCAGTTTGACTAG
- a CDS encoding DHHC family palmitoyl transferase fused to a KOW domain, signal peptide, which translates to LLDLYGNNYNGMMNIFSRPNWFVYDICGILCMILTELLLLYSALILNFFFIKKFLDSGERILFIFNLILCNSIYIICSFCHLSCTTTDPGVMPNNGDKGEILLPIELQTQTVSIRSCAKCNNLKPPRTHHCSVCKRCIFKMDHHCPWINNCVGINNQKHFLLFLAYVFLFCAYSLILICLRFYKCISYPLPNPSDINDSYLDFQLLSSTTELLNFNQKANETPYYDCTITPISFILGFSVIIEGLIFGIFCIAMFVDQVVCIINNTTGIEHLKQEYLYSKKKSAYSLFIQVFGSKFSWRWFLPTMTRPPFTTSNFDISKFLDFEFGDLIIDPEAGFDCDQSKRDIQSDDSSILLKRMKSNRISCCFICEGIDSSNMSIPNVSEDFSIFENEVRRKGGTSNPSFKEILMDDLHR; encoded by the coding sequence CTTTTAGATTTATATGGAAACAATTATAATGGAATGATGAACATTTTCTCAAGACCAAATTGGTTTGTTTACGATATTTGCGGGATATTGTGCATGATTCTTACAGAACTCCTACTATTATATTCAGCtttgatattaaatttctttttcataaagaaatttcttGATTCAGGAGAACggattttatttatatttaatttaatactttGTAACtctatatatataatttgtTCATTTTGTCATCTATCATGTACCACAACTGATCCCGGAGTGATGCCAAACAATGGTGATAAAGGCGAGATTTTATTACCTATTGAACTTCAGACTCAAACTGTTTCTATTCGCTCATGCGCGAAATGTAATAATCTAAAACCTCCAAGGACGCACCATTGTTCGGTTTGCAAAAGGTGCATATTTAAAATGGACCACCACTGTCCCTGGATTAATAATTGTGttggaataaataatcaaaaacATTTTTTGCTATTTTTGGCTTATGTGTTCCTTTTTTGTGCTTATTCGCTAATACTTATTTGCCTTCGTTTTTATAAATGCATCTCATATCCTTTACCAAATCCAAGCGATATTAATGACTCTTATTTAGATTTTCAGCTTTTAAGCTCTACAactgaattattaaattttaacCAAAAAGCCAATGAAACGCCCTACTATGACTGCACCATCACTCCAATATCGTTTATACTCGGTTTTAGTGTGATTATTGAGGGCTTgatatttggaattttcTGTATAGCAATGTTTGTTGATCAAGTCGTTTGTATCATCAATAATACAACTGGAATTGAACATTTAAAACAAGAATACTTAtatagtaaaaaaaaaagtgcATATTCCTTATTTATTCAGGTTTTTGGCTCGAAGTTTTCGTGGAGATGGTTTTTACCTACTATGACAAGGCCACCATTTACAACTAGTAACTTTGATATATCCAAATTTCTTGACTTTGAGTTTGGAGACCTTATCATTGACCCTGAAGCTGGATTTGATTGTGATCAATCAAAGCGAGACATACAAAGCGACGATAGCTCAATTTTGTTAAAAAGGATGAAATCAAACAGAATAAGTTGTTGTTTCATTTGTGAGGGAATTGATTCATCAAATATGTCGATTCCCAATGTTTCAGAAGATTTCtctatttttgaaaatgaagtAAGAAGAAAAGGTGGCACAAGCAACCCTagttttaaagaaattctaATGGATGATTTACACAgatga
- a CDS encoding 60S ribosomal protein L37, with translation SSSRNMGKAGKGTGSRGKHHGKTHFLCRRCGQRSYMVQKKRCASCGYPSAKMRSYNWGQKAKRRRTTGTGRMRHLKTMARRFKNGFREGTVARPLNMAAHK, from the coding sequence AGTAGTTCAAGAAACATGGGTAAGGCAGGAAAAGGTACAGGTAGTCGTGGTAAGCACCATGGCAAGACTCATTTCCTATGCCGACGTTGCGGCCAAAGATCCTATATGGTTCAAAAGAAACGATGTGCTTCATGTGGTTATCCATCAGCGAAAATGAGGTCATACAACTGGGGTCAAAAGGCGAAGAGACGTAGAACAACTGGAACTGGTAGAATGAGGCATCTCAAGACCATGGCTAGACGCTTTAAGAATGGATTTAGAGAGGGAACTGTAGCAAGACCATTGAATATGGCAGCTCATAAGTAA